Proteins found in one Triticum aestivum cultivar Chinese Spring chromosome 4D, IWGSC CS RefSeq v2.1, whole genome shotgun sequence genomic segment:
- the LOC123099534 gene encoding uncharacterized protein — translation MSKYVEMLDMGVRIAARFHSHCPQTARMYYKPPQSTSTSSSGAAEAASTDRRAAGFDGEDVAAGFRPFAASGGFGDGVQPRFGFDTAQVVIYEVV, via the coding sequence ATGTCGAAGTACGTGGAGATGCTGGACATGGGCGTGCGCATCGCGGCCAGGTTCCACTCCCACTGCCCGCAGACGGCGCGCATGTACTACAAGCCGCCGCAGTCCACCTCCACGTCGTCGTCGGGCGCCGCCGAGGCCGCGTCGACGGATCGGAGGGCCGCCGGCTTTGACGGCGAAGACGTGGCTGCTGGCTTCCGGCCCTTCGCCGCATCGGGAGGGTTCGGCGACGGCGTCCAGCCGCGGTTCGGCTTCGACACCGCGCAGGTCGTCATCTACGAGGTCGTATGA